CGAATTTCGTCACGCGCTGCATCTCGTTCCAGCTGTCCAAGTTGGGTCAGATCGATGGCATCGATCAACGCGTTGAAAATAGTGGTTTTTATATCGTAGTAGTTATCCGAGCGCCCGGACTTGCTCTCACGTGCCGGCTTCGGTGGTGCAGCCTTTGCAGGTGCCGCCACCTCCGGACCAGCCTCAGTCGGCTGAGCGGCGCTTGCGCCGCCCAGGTCCAGTCCGGGAATAACTTGTGCGCTGGCAGCTGCCGGTGCCGGCGCGGCCTGCTGCGATTCACCCTCAGGCGCAGCGGGCTGTGCCGGCGGCTGTGCTGTTGAATCTTCTCCCCGTTTACCGAACATTACTTCTTCCTCAGCATTGGCAGCAGTTTGGCAAGCGCAGAGCCGCCCTTGTTCTTCATCGAAGCTTCCGGATCTTTGCCTATCAGCAACTGCTCCAGCATGGAGATTTGTTCGGCGGCCTTGGATTTCGGACCAACTTCTCCAACCATCTGACCATTACTGGCCGCAGTACCGAACACATGCGCATCAAACGGAATGACCGCGGTCGGCTCAACGCCAATTGCCTTTGAAAACTCTGCCACCGGAATTTCGGGGCGTTTTTGCACACCGACCTGGTTGAGAATAATCAACGGCGCCTTGTCGTTGGGACGCGCAGCGGTCAGGAAGTCAAAAATGTTCTTGGTATTGCGCAAGGAGGCAAGGTCGGGAGTGGATGTTATTATGACATCATCAGCACCGATAAGAAGTTGCTTCGACCAGACGGTCCACAAGTTGGGGATATCAAGTATAATCAGCGGAGCGCTGGAGCGGACCGCATCGATGATCGGCTCGAGAGTATCATCTTCGATACCAAGCGACTTTTCCACTTGCGCCGGTGCTGACAGAAGGTTCAGCCGCTCGCCGCATTTGGTCAGCAGGCGCTCAAGCATGGTCTGGTCAATGCGATCAGAAGACGCAATCGCCTCCGCGATACCGTGAGCAGGGTCCTGATTGAAATTCAAACCGGCCGTACCAAAAGCCAGATCAAGATCGGTAACAATCGTGTCGACCTTGTCTTCACCTGAGGCCAATGCCGCTACATTGTGGGCGATGGTACTGGACCCAACTCCGCCTTTCGCGCCGATGAACGCGACAATGCGCCCAATCGGATCAGCGCCGGGTTCATTGAACAGCGAACTGATGGCGTCAATCACCTGCAGCTGATGGACCGGTGCCACAAGATATTCGCTCAGGCCCTGACGGATCAGCTCGCGGTACAGGATGACATCGTTTACGTGGCCGATCAGAACAACCTTTGTAGACGGGTCGCAAACCTGGGCGAGCTGACTCAGCTCTGACAGGACCTGATCGCGATGGCCTTCGGTTTCCAGAACGAGAACTTCAGGTGTTGTTGCCTGACTGTATGCCTGGGCAGCCGACATGATGCCGCCATTGCGCACATCAACATGCGCCCTTGCCATACGGCGATCGACAACAACCTGCTGCATCGCTGCTTGTGTCGCCTGTGTTGAACAAAACACGGTGATATTGATGCGAGGCACTACAGCAACAACCGGCGTTGCGGTATCGGCCGCTAAAGCTTGTGGTTCAGTTTGGTTCATGGTTTCCACTCTTGTCTGTTCAACTGTTACTCAGCCAGTCCACTGGACTGGGCTGCGGCCTGAGATGCCTGGGCGGCGGTAGTGTCTTCACCACCAATGTATTTCTTGAAGATCTCATTACGCCTGCTTGCACTTGCCGACGTGGATGTGCGCGGCGCTTCGAAATCTTCCGGATTGGCGACCATGGCGGCGAGATTATGCTGCCCGGAACAACCAAAGTTCTTGTAATTCTGATTGGAATAAGTTTCAGAAAGGTTTTCACTCCAGTCGCCACATTCGCTGGTAACCGCGAATTTGCGGGTGAATGACATCAGAACAGGTGAACGGGCACCTCCTTTGTAGGAAGAATGCTTGATGCGGTACGGACTGACGCCTTCACGCTCCAGCAATTGCGTGACTTTCGCTGCTACTGCATTGCCTACCATGCCGCCGGCGGGGCGACGTACAAACACCTTTGCCGCATCGGTTTCGTTGGCCTGATGTGCAAATTGCTTGATTGCGTTCTGCTCTTTGATGGTGAGCTTGGCAGACCGGGTCGGCACCTGAAGTTTCACAGTGCCCTTGGCGACCTCGATCGGATGGATTTCATAATGCATTTGCGGCATGTAGACATCATCCACGCCACCTGACATCTGGTGCTGACATGCGGTCAGAGCCAAAAGGGTCACAGCCGGGGCCAGGGTACGCATTGCTATGCGGGACTTTGATACAAACTTGTTCATTTTCATTCTCCGTGGCGCTGCCATTATTCGACGATGAAGCCGACATTGCCGTGATAGGTGGTTCCTTTTCCGGTACCGCCCTGGGTGCCGTACATCTTGTTGAGGCGGCCAAACAGAATGGCCTGGCGATCGGTGGCTACCGAAAGTTGCTCGGCAGGATTTGTCAGTGAACGCTCATTGACCGGCTTGACGATAAACGGCGTTACCATGACCGTCAGTTCAGACGTGTTCTTCTGGAAGTCACGCGAGCGGAACAGTTGTCCGAGAATTGGAAGATCCTTGGCACCGGGAATACCTGCAATCGTCTGCCGGGTTTGATCGCGGATAAGACCGGCCATGATCATTGAACCACCTGACGGCAACTCAATAGTTGTCTCGGCCTTGCGGGTTGTCAGGCCAGGCAGGGTAATGCCTTGCACCTGGATGCCGTTTTGCGGGGTCAGTTCGGAAACTTCCGTGTTTATTTTCAGACTGATGCGTCCGGACGACAGGACGACCGGGGAGTAACCCAGCGCCACACCAAATTCCTTGAAGTCCACCGAGATGGTATTGTCATCCACGGCCACCGGAATGGGGAATTCACCACCGGCAAGAAACTTGGCGCTTTCACCTGAAATTGCGGTCAGTGTCGGCTCAGCAAGCGTGCGCAGCAAGCCGTCCTGCTCCATGGCCTGGATGAAAGCGTCAATGCTGTCGCCGTACTGGAGCCGGGCGCCGGTGAGGGCGTTGGCACCACCCAGACCCGAAATCGGGTTGGCTGGAAGTGTGCCGACACCCAGTGGGCCGTTCAGCAAGAACGGGTTTCCGGTCAGCATGCCCGCGGAAAAACTTCCCGACGAAAACGCAGTATTGTAATCAACACCGAGTTGCTTCAGCACATCACGTTGAACTTCTGCAATGCGGACCCGCAGTGTCACCTGTTCGCGCGCCGCAATGGTCATGGCGGAAACCACCTTGGCGGATCCGTCGGTCCCACCGGCACCAAGAAAACGCTCGGTCAGGTCGGTTGCCTGCTTGGCTTCGCCCGCAGATGCAGCAACACCGCGCAAAATGATGCTGTCAGCTACTGTATCAATCTTGATCTGGTTGTCCGGCAAAGTGCGGTCAAGCAGCTGCTTCAACGCCTTGGTATCTGCGGCAACCTCTATATCGAGATTCAGGATCTGCCTGCCGGCAGCATCAAAAAAGAAGATATTCGTCTGTCCGTTGGACTTGGCGAACAGATAAGCGGTGGTACGGGTGCGAACCACAGCATCAACAATCGCCGGGTTGCCGACAAGAACATCCTTGGCGGCGACAGGCAACCTGATCGCAACCGACTTGTTCAAGCCCATGCGCAGAAAACGTGAATCATCGCCCGCCTGGGCGGGTGCGAAAGCCGCCGTCAGCACGATGAAGAATACTGTGAGTGCCGCGACCAGAGAAACAATCGCTCTGGCTGGTGCCTTGGTGCCCATATCAAGCCTGGGCATGCTGAGGGGTGAGGGATACATCAGTTGTCTGCCTTACTTTGAATTCACGACTTGGTTCATGATGCCGTAGCGGAATTGCTGGATGGTGCCTTTTGAACCACGTGCATACTTTTCCGAAACCCGCGGACCATCATCTCCGAGCTTCTTGTCGCCTGCATCGGCAAGCGAGCGAAGGGCGAGTGACAGCTGGCCCGAACTTTCGACCAGCGCAAGAACTTCAGACTGGCTTGGGTTGAGTTCGAGCGTTGCCGTCTTGCCGACAATCACCTGCCCGCCATCATCAGTGGTCTTGATCTGCTGATCGATCGCCAGGACGCGAACATTGGTCAGTACAATCTCGGACACGTCCCGATTTCCTGCAACCTTGCGGGTGAGAAGAACGTCAACCCGGTCATTGGGCAGAATAAACCCACCTGCACCGGTTTCTGCAGAAACGCGGATCGAAATTGCCCGCATGCCCTTTGGCAGGACCGCGGCCATAAAGCCGGCATCGCCGACTTCAACAATACGGCGCTTGTTAAGCGGCTCACCTTCATACAGGCCCGCGCGCGCCCGTGCGCCCTTGAGTTCTTCGAATATGTCGGCACTGCCGCCTTTGGTAACCATGAAGTTGCCGACCCGGTCGGAGGGCCAGTCTTTCCATCCCAGGTTGGACGCATCCAGGACTTCGCCAACGCGAACGTCCTTCAATGTGACCAGGACAGGCGTCATGGCAACCTTGTTTACCTCAACAACCTCCGCTTTCTGCGGCTGGCTCAGGAAACCATTGGCCAGAAACGCCGCGGCTCCGGCTGCAACTGCGGCCACGCCCATGGCAAGGACACGTGATTTACTCATCTGATAACTCTCCAGTAGGAACGGAAGCTCGTTCGGATATCTCAACTGCAGAATGATCGGGAAACGTCAAATTATGGTTAACCGGCACTAAACAATCTTAGTTTTGCCTAAAAAACATCTTGCTGCCGTCAAGAATCAAAAATGCCCGCTTGACGCGGGCATTGATAAACTCAACCAAGAAGCTGTGCGTTCGCCGGTTCCAGCCACCAGCTGTGCCTGAAGGCGAACAGGGCGCCCACGGCAATGGCTATGCCATAAGGCAAATCGATAGACGTTTTGACCTTGGACTTTACCTTATCAGAGCCTCGCAGCTCGATTTCCAGCTTGATCCACCACCAAACCTGCATGGCAATCGCCAGCGCACCGCCAGCCAATGCCATGATGACGAGAAATTCGAGCAGCTGCCCGCTTCCCAGCCACAACGCAGCAACTGCCAGAAGTTTTGCATCGCCGCCCCCGAGAAACCCGGCCGCAAACAGCCCGAAGCCGAGGAACAGTACAACCACACTGACAGCGACATGCCAGCCGATTTGCTCAAGCGGCATGCCGGCAACAAACGCGGCTCCGAAAAAACTGATGCCGATCAGGCCGTTCAGCCAGTTCGGAATTTTCATTGTCAGACAGTCTCCAATGCCTGCCGCAATCATCAAGGTTGCAAACAGTGAGAATATCAGCGTTTCGATCATTGCAGGTTTAACTCCCGTTTAGTCGTTCATCCGGCACGGCAGGTTGCCGGCAGGGTAATTTCATAATTGGAGCAAAGTCTCACAATGACGGTAAAGGGGCGGTTAAACACGGTACGGTTTTGATGCGGCATTGCAGCCGCCTCCAGGTCCGACCGCATCACGGTTACCTGGTACGGACAAACAAAAGCCGCCGGTACATGACCGGCGGCTTAGGGAGCCTCCCTGTAAATTTCAATCGCTGGCCAGGCTCATCTGCCTGCGATTACGCTTTCGCGTGTCGGTAGCTTGTTAGCTCCGACTTAGGCAGCAGCAGCAGCCAGGCTATCAGAGATTGCCTGGAAGATTGCTTCCAAGCTAGTGCCGATAACAGGCATAACAGCAACCAGGGCAAGACCGGTAGCAGCAGCAATGAGGCCATACTCAATAGCAGTGGCACCAGACTCGTCTTTAATGAAACGTGCGAACATAATTCTCTCCTTAGATTTTCTCACAGTTTATACAGCACCGGATCAAACTACCCTTGATGGGTGATCCCCTGAGGGGTTTGTCGTCTGAACCGAGGCTCAACCTAGGCCCCAGCTATTAACATCAAGTAAACAGCCAATGAAAAGCGATCGACAACAGGCCCGTCATCATCGAATGGAAAACAAATCATTACTTTTAAAATTAAAATTGAATTTTATTTAAATTTTACACAATAAAAATGATGTGTATATTTTGATCTTCAATTGCTCCTGGCTATATGCGGTCACTATAAAGACTAGTGAGAGAACCACGCTCGCTTCGATTGGCGCAGCTCTCGCCCCGGCATTTTCAACACTTTATCGGACAGCCCTATATTATAATGTCGAAAGCTGGTCCTGCGCGGGCATGTCTCAAGATCAATTTCCTCATCGTAAGGGTTCATTCACCATTTTCAGGTGTTATAGGCAGCATCGATTGGGTGCGACGCTGTCCAGCGCCTGCAAAGTGATCATGCGAACAAGGATCGTTATTAAAATGAGTTCTCTGGCAACAACCCGTAACTTCTTTCTTGGCGCCGCAGTTGGCCTGGCCGGGATGCTTGCCGTAACCGGCACAGCCATTGCTGATTCATCTCTCGCACTGGATGTGGATGATGCCAAGCTGGTGAAGCTGGCAGGAGAACCGTCGACCGTGGTCGTCTCCAATCCGATGTTTGCCGATGCCAGCATCCAGGGAAACAAGCTGATTGTAATCGGCAAGAATACCGGCCGCACAAAAATTATCGTACTGGATTTTGACGGCAAGCAGCTCGCCAACATGATGGTGAAGGTTCAACGCGTGGAAAACCAGATCGTCAGCGTATACCGCGCCGGCGTCCGCAGAACCATGACTTGCGAACCGTTTTGTGATCAGACAATGGTCGTGAACGACGACGCTGTCAGGTTCAAGGATCAAACTACGCAGATATCCGGAAAGACCGGCTTGTCATCAGGTGCAGCCACCTCAGGAAGCGGCGAAGCACAGTAAATTGGGTCTCATCCGCACAGGCGTTGCCGGGCAGAAATATGTTCTGTCAGGCAAACCTGTTCCTGTCTGACCCCGTCCACCTGGGCCGTTTAACAGCAGATCGCACTGGCAATCACTACATTTGCAACACCAGCAGCTGGCAGCTCTGGTTAACAGTTTCTTAACAAAATCACTAAAATTCGCCCGTCGATACTTAGAACTTGTAAAGGTCAGTCCTGTAACTTCTCCCGAATAATTGAAACTGCAGAAAATCCCAGGTGAAACTGCGGGTCGGACAGGCGATATAACCGCCAATCCAGCTGATTTGAAATACTGCGGTTGATGAAAGTTCGGGAGCACGGCATGATCTTGAAGTTGAACAGAACCCTAAACCGCGTACGCAGGGGTTTTCGCAAAGATGACAGCGGCGCAACGGCAGTCGAATTTGCATTCGTCGGGGCACCCTTCCTGTTTCTGCTGATTGCAACCTTTGAGACCGGCCTTACATTCTTGTCCGAATATGCCGTCCAAAGCGCAACTACCTCGGCGGCCCGCCTGATCCGGACCGGACAGGTGCAGGATCAAGGCTTTTCAAAAGCCCAGTTCAAGACCGAGTTGTGTGGATTGCTTCCTTCCCTGATCGATTGCGACAAGATCTACATCAATGTCGAAGTGCGCAACAATTTTACCGAGGCCGCCGAACGGACGGATGCTTCAGAAGATGGCGAACTGAGCGACGGTGTCACAGCCGGTTCAGCATTTGAGCCAGGTAACGCCGAAGACGTCGTGATCGTCGAGACGTTTTATGAGTGGGATTTGTTCACCCCATACGTCATGGAACTGCTCGCCCTTAACGGCACGGGCGCTGCCCAGCCTTACTGGCTGGCAAATCACGGCGAGAAAAAACATCTGATCCGAGGTGTCGCAGTGTTCCGCAACGAGCCGTTTGATTGATCCAATGGCACATTATTCAACCAAGTCTCCATCCGTTCAGGAAGCCACTACAATGGACAACCCACCAGTCACCAAGCCGGACCCAGTTCATGCCGGTGTTATCTGCAAACTTGCGAGCTTCGGCCGCAAGAAAGATGGCGTTGTCAGCATTGAATCGGCTTTTCTGTTTCCTTTCATGATCCTGCTGCTGCTCGGCATGGTTGATCTGACGCATGCTGTCTCGATCAAACGAAAACTCGCCGTGGCCGCAAGTGCGGTCGTCGACCTGACGACGCAGGAATCCGTAAGCCTGGACAAAAGCGACCTGGATGACTTCATTCTGGCAGCCGACGCCATCCTGAAACCCATCGTGGCGTCAAACATCAATGTCGAGGTGACCAACTTTGAACGGGACGGCAGCAATGTGGTCGAGAGATGGTCGCATTCGCGCGGTGGCTGCGGCAACCCGCCAAACATGACCAACGCGGCGCTGACCAACCTGACCGGCGAACAAGGCGACGAAAATGACATCGTTGTTGCCACGGTATGCCTGACATTCCAGCCACTTGTCGGCTACATTGCCGGCGGCACCGCGTGGAGTGTCGCGGAATCCTATGCGCAACGCCCCCGCAACGGCCCGACGCTTAAATGCAACGATTGCTGATCTTGCGTATTCGCTAATATCGTTTCAGCAAATTCATCAAAGGTCCCTGAGATACCCTCTCAGGGGCCTTTACTTTTGCGCCCTGCACCGTCAAACACTCTACACTGATTGATTGTTTCGCCAGTCTCCAGAAGTGGATGCTGCGCCCAGGCGGTGTTGATACTGATCGTGGTTACAGAGTCCGTAAAATCATCACCGCAGGCGGCAAGCCCGGCCAGCCTGGCATTGGCGCTGAGCATCTGGTCTCTCAGTGCACTTGCATTCGGATATGCTTTTTTCCAGCGCGTAGCCCCCAGTGTCATGATCCCGGACCTGATGGCAGAATTCGCGGTCACCGGCGCGGTCATGGGACAGCTCTCGGCCTTATACTTTTACCCCTACGCGGCAATGCAGTTGCCCATTGGAGCTCTGCTTGACCGCTATGGCGCGAGGCTCATGCTCACCATTGCGCTACTGCTTGCCGCGGTCGGCAGCATCATCTTCGGAACCGCGGGATCAGTGAATGCCGCCTATACAGGGCGGTTCATGGTTGGAGCCGGCTCCGCGGTCGGTTTTATCGCCAGCATGGCACTGGCCGCCAGATGGTTTCATCCCAGGCATTTTGCCCTTTTAACCGGCCTTGCAATGTTCTTTGCCATGGTGTGCGGCATAGCCGGCCAGGCGCCTCTGGCGCTTGCCGTTGAAGCATTCGGGTGGCGCCAGACAATGATATGGGCCGGGGTGTTTGCTGCCGGATTGGCGGCCTTGACCGCACTCGTCGTGCGCAACTCGCCCGACGCCGCCACTGCAGAACAGGCCAATGACAACCGCTGGGCAGAAATCTGGGCCGGCCTGAAAGACACCATAAAACGTTCCGAGATCTGGCGTATTGCCATTGTGGCGATGAGCATGTCCGGACCAATGCTGGCGCTTGGCGGGTTGTGGGGGGTGCCTTTCCTTGCCGGCGCCTATGAACTGGACCGGCCAACCAGCGCCATTTACACCTCGCTGTCCCTGCTGGGCTGGGCGGTTGGCGCTCCCCTGTCGGGCTGGCTGTCTGACAGGATCGGCCGCCGGAAACTTCCCCTGGTTGTCGGCACGGCGTCAAACTTCGCACTCCTCGCCATCATCGCCTTCGTTCCAAACCTCAGCCTGACATTCATGGCAACAGCATTCTTTCTGTCCGGCCTCACGGGCGGTTGCATGGTGGTCACTTTCGCGCTGGCGCGGGAAGTGTCGGCGAGGCGCCTGCATGGCTCGGTTTCGGGCCTGGTGAACGCCGCCACGGTGGGCGCAGGCGCTATCCTGCAGCCCATTATCGGCTGGATGCTGGACCTGCGCTGGGACGGTACGATGCTGGAAGGTGCCAGGATTTACCAGACCGCCGACTACAGGTTTGCTTTCATCTGCCTTGTCGTCTGGTCCGGCGCCGGATTTCTCCTGTCCCTCACTTTGCGTGAAACAAACTGCAAACCTGTTGTGCAGTGAACTGCCGGTGAGTGATAGCTGGAGGTTTCCGACGCAGCACCTGCTCAGTTTTTCGCCCAGGCCTTTACGGGCAATCCACGTTTCAGCCATCCCGGCCCTGCGCTGGAACCGAACATGCCTTCAGACACATCGATGACATTGGTGAAGCCGGCAGTGGCCAGAATGCGTTGCATGTGAGCGCTGCGCCCTCCGACGGCACAAATCAGGGCAACCGGGTTGGCGCGATTGCCGCCCAGTGCCTTGGCGAGGTTTCTGACAAAGCCGGCTTCGTGCATGGAAATGGCAACAGCGGGCTTTGCCAGACCGGTCTGCTTCCACTCGCCGCGGGAGCGGATATCCACGAGCACGATTTCACCCCTGTCGGCTGCGGCCAGCGCATCCGGCGCAGACATTATACCGGATGACGCAAATGCCAGCGGAGCTGTGATACCGCCAAGCAAGGTTGAACCAATGAGCGCAATAATATGTCGGCGGGTCAAATTCATGGGTCAACCAGTGTCATCAAGGCTTGAAATTATCAAATCAAAGTTCCGCGATCAGCTTTGTGGCAGTTGCGCTTGTGCAGCGACCGACTTCATTTTGACACGTAGCTGTCATGCAAACCGGATAAGCCAACCGTCGTGCAAGGAAGGCGTCAGTTGCGTAAACCAAAAAAGAAACCTGTTTCCTGCACAAAATCAGGGGGCGCTTTGACTGAAGCAGTCGAAATGCCTGAACCCGATCGACTTGAAAGTGCGCGAGCAACGTCATTCATGCGCTTGAACGCATGCTGCTCTTGCCTTTAAGGACACCCGTGCCGGGAAAGCACCCGCCATTTCCCACCCCGCTCCTGGCACGGGACCTTGTTTTTCACACAGATGCGCTGATCAGGCCGTGCATGCGCGCAAGAGCTTCTTCGATTTCGTCAAGGCCGGCGGCATATGACAGGCGCAGATAGCCCTTGCCGTTGTTCCCGAAACTGTCACCGGGTATCAGCGCCACATTGGCTTCCATCAGCAAACGATCCGCAAGCTGCTTTGAGCCGATACCGGTTCCGGTGATGTTGGGAAACGCGTAAAAGGCGCCACCGGGTACCCGGCAGGTGACCCCCGGCATGCTGTTGAGACCGGCGACAACCACATCCCGGCGCTGCGCAAATGTTGCACGCATCCGGTCGATCTCGTCCATGGGGCCTTCAATGGCCGCAAGGCCGGCGAACTGGGCGGCAACATTGACGCAGGAATGATCGACGGTAATCAATCCGCGCACCGCGTCGACCAGCTGTGCCGGCCAGATGCCGTACCCCAGCCGCCACCCGGTCATGGCAAAGGTCTTCGACCACCCGTCGAGCAGGATGACCCGGTCTGCCAGCGCCGGAAACTGCAGCAAAGAGCGAAAGCCTGATCCTTCAAACACCAGGTGCGAATAGATTTCGTCCGACAGGATTGCCACCTGAGGATGCGCTTCCAGGCCTTTTGCCAGCCTGTCCAGTTCGCCCGTTTCAACCACGCCGCCGGTCGGGTTGGCGGGTGAATTGATGATAATCAGGCGTGTTGCCGGTGTAATCTGGGACAGCACCTCGTCGGCGTCGAAGCCAAAATTCCGGTCTTCACGAATGGCATATGGAACCGGCCCTGCCGACGCCGCCTTTATGGCTTCGCGATAGGGCGGAAATCCGGGATCAGGATACAGGATTTCGGTCCCTGCCCCGCCGAATACCATGCAGGCAAAGAAGATCGTGACCTTGCCACCCGGCACAATGACCACCCGATCAGCCTCGACCGGCACATCATAGCGGGTGGCCACGCTGCTTGCGACGGCGTCGCGCAAAGACGGCATGCCAACCGGGGAAGTGTATCCGTGCGGACCATCCCTGACCGCCCGGAGCCCGGCGTCCAGCACGTGGGCCGGTGGTGAAAAGTCCGGCTGGCCAATGCCGAGATTAATTACCGGACGGCCTTCCGCCTTCATCTTCAACGCCTTGTCGAGAACGAAGAATGCGCCCTCTTCTTCCAGGCTTGCGACCGCGGGATTCAATTTGAGATGGCTCATGAAAGTTCCTGTTTCTAAGTCATGTCGATCGCAAGGTTCGGCGCTTGGTGACCTGCTCGCGATAATAGACATACAGGCCGCTGGACACCACGATGCCGGCGCCGACCAGCGTGTGAATGTCCGGCACATCGCCGAACACGACATAACCGACAATGATCATCCAGATTATCTGGGTGTAGATAAACGGCGCCAGTGTAGGCGCAGGTGCCATGGTGTGTGCCTTGATCAGCATGTGATGGCCGATACCGCCGGCCAGCCCCATCAGCAGCATCAGGGCGACAAGTCCCCAGACCGGCACATGCCAGTTGAGGATACCCATCGGCATGGCAAGAGCGGAGCCGACAATCGAGGGCAGCAGTAACGATACCAGCGCCGGGTCACGACCGCCGATCTTGCGGGTGATGATCTGGTACAGCGAGGTGATAACCGCCACCGTCACCGACAGCAGCATGGCCCAGTGAAAACCGTCAGCGCCGGGCCGGATGATCAGCAACACACCGAGAAACCCGATGACCACCGCCGCCCAGCGACGCGGCCCGATCCGCTCGCCGAGCAAAAACGGCGACAGGGCGCAGACCCACAGCGGGTTTGAGAAGAATATGGCGGATGTCTGATCCAGGCGCAGATACTGCAAGGCAATGAAGTTCATCAGGGTCGAAGCGAACAGCAGGACACCGCGCAGCACCTGCAATCCGGGATGATGGGATTTGAAGGTCAGCGTGCCGGTCCACCACATCAGTCCCAGCACATACAGCAATGACAGGCTGTAGCGGGCAAACACCACCATCATCGGCGGCACCGCGGCTGCCAGCAGATACTTTGCGCAGGCGTCTATGATGGTGAACGTGGCAACAGCGCCCACCATCAACACTATGCCGGTCGTGACATTATCCGTCTGAGGCGACTGGGCACTGCCGGGTATTGCCATGAAGAGAAGTCCGATCACTTTCAGCTGCCATAGGCGGGTGGCATGGCCAGGGTCTTTTCAGCCGTAAAGGCATGATGGGAATGCGTCCAGCCCAGAATCCGGTTTCAAGGTTTGACACACCCGGAATTTTACGATGTGACAGGATCAATGGAAAAAAGGAACCGCCCATGCCGTACGTGACACAAAGCGATGATTGCCGGATATTCTATCGCTCAGAAGGCCCGACAGATGCCCCAGCCATCATATTTTCCAACTCGCTGGGCTGTGACCACCTGATGTGGCAGGCACAGGCAGATGCCCTGAAGCACCGCTTCCGTGTCGTGCGATATGACCAGCGCGGCCATGGTGCGTCCGATGTGCCGGACGGCATGTACCCGCTGGAAAGATTAGGCGCAGATGTTATCGGAATCGCAGATCATCTGGGTCTCGACGAATTTCATTTCTGCGGGCTTTCCATGGGTGGATTGACCGGGCAATGGCTCGGCATCAATGCCGGCAGCCGGCTCACCACTCTCACGCTGGCTGATACATCGCCGCACTTCCGTCCGCCGGAGATGTGGGACCAACGCATGGACATGATCCGCCAGGGCGGCATGAGCGCCATATCCGACATGGTACTGGGCAGGTTTTTTACCGAGAGCTTCCATGAAAGCGATCCCGGCACGGTAAGCGATTTCCGCAGTGTCCTGGAGCAGATGGACCCGAAAGGCTATCTGGGATGCTCGGCCATGCTGAGAGAAGCCGACACGTTCGACGGCCTGAAAGAGATTACCACGCCGACACTGATCATTTCCGGCCGGCATGACCAGTCAACGCCGCCGGAGCGCGGTGAAATGATGGCTGCGGAAATTTCCTGCGCTGTCCACGTGGTCCTGGATGCAGCTCATGTGTCAAATGCTGAACGCCCGAACGACTTTACCCGCACGCTTGCAGGCTTCGTGAGCGCCGACACCTTGCCGAGCGATCACCGATTCACCTCCGGAATGAAACGCCGCAGAGCAGCACTGGGCGACGACTATGTAGATGCTTCGATTCGGAACCGAACCG
Above is a window of Anderseniella sp. Alg231-50 DNA encoding:
- a CDS encoding TadE/TadG family type IV pilus assembly protein, translated to MILKLNRTLNRVRRGFRKDDSGATAVEFAFVGAPFLFLLIATFETGLTFLSEYAVQSATTSAARLIRTGQVQDQGFSKAQFKTELCGLLPSLIDCDKIYINVEVRNNFTEAAERTDASEDGELSDGVTAGSAFEPGNAEDVVIVETFYEWDLFTPYVMELLALNGTGAAQPYWLANHGEKKHLIRGVAVFRNEPFD
- a CDS encoding TadE/TadG family type IV pilus assembly protein codes for the protein MDNPPVTKPDPVHAGVICKLASFGRKKDGVVSIESAFLFPFMILLLLGMVDLTHAVSIKRKLAVAASAVVDLTTQESVSLDKSDLDDFILAADAILKPIVASNINVEVTNFERDGSNVVERWSHSRGGCGNPPNMTNAALTNLTGEQGDENDIVVATVCLTFQPLVGYIAGGTAWSVAESYAQRPRNGPTLKCNDC
- a CDS encoding MFS transporter codes for the protein MVTESVKSSPQAASPASLALALSIWSLSALAFGYAFFQRVAPSVMIPDLMAEFAVTGAVMGQLSALYFYPYAAMQLPIGALLDRYGARLMLTIALLLAAVGSIIFGTAGSVNAAYTGRFMVGAGSAVGFIASMALAARWFHPRHFALLTGLAMFFAMVCGIAGQAPLALAVEAFGWRQTMIWAGVFAAGLAALTALVVRNSPDAATAEQANDNRWAEIWAGLKDTIKRSEIWRIAIVAMSMSGPMLALGGLWGVPFLAGAYELDRPTSAIYTSLSLLGWAVGAPLSGWLSDRIGRRKLPLVVGTASNFALLAIIAFVPNLSLTFMATAFFLSGLTGGCMVVTFALAREVSARRLHGSVSGLVNAATVGAGAILQPIIGWMLDLRWDGTMLEGARIYQTADYRFAFICLVVWSGAGFLLSLTLRETNCKPVVQ
- a CDS encoding rhodanese-like domain-containing protein, which codes for MNLTRRHIIALIGSTLLGGITAPLAFASSGIMSAPDALAAADRGEIVLVDIRSRGEWKQTGLAKPAVAISMHEAGFVRNLAKALGGNRANPVALICAVGGRSAHMQRILATAGFTNVIDVSEGMFGSSAGPGWLKRGLPVKAWAKN
- a CDS encoding aminotransferase class I/II-fold pyridoxal phosphate-dependent enzyme, translating into MSHLKLNPAVASLEEEGAFFVLDKALKMKAEGRPVINLGIGQPDFSPPAHVLDAGLRAVRDGPHGYTSPVGMPSLRDAVASSVATRYDVPVEADRVVIVPGGKVTIFFACMVFGGAGTEILYPDPGFPPYREAIKAASAGPVPYAIREDRNFGFDADEVLSQITPATRLIIINSPANPTGGVVETGELDRLAKGLEAHPQVAILSDEIYSHLVFEGSGFRSLLQFPALADRVILLDGWSKTFAMTGWRLGYGIWPAQLVDAVRGLITVDHSCVNVAAQFAGLAAIEGPMDEIDRMRATFAQRRDVVVAGLNSMPGVTCRVPGGAFYAFPNITGTGIGSKQLADRLLMEANVALIPGDSFGNNGKGYLRLSYAAGLDEIEEALARMHGLISASV
- a CDS encoding DMT family transporter encodes the protein MIGLLFMAIPGSAQSPQTDNVTTGIVLMVGAVATFTIIDACAKYLLAAAVPPMMVVFARYSLSLLYVLGLMWWTGTLTFKSHHPGLQVLRGVLLFASTLMNFIALQYLRLDQTSAIFFSNPLWVCALSPFLLGERIGPRRWAAVVIGFLGVLLIIRPGADGFHWAMLLSVTVAVITSLYQIITRKIGGRDPALVSLLLPSIVGSALAMPMGILNWHVPVWGLVALMLLMGLAGGIGHHMLIKAHTMAPAPTLAPFIYTQIIWMIIVGYVVFGDVPDIHTLVGAGIVVSSGLYVYYREQVTKRRTLRST